The stretch of DNA GCAAGCCATTTTGTAGCCACGCTGTAAAGTTTACCCGGAATATATATGGCTTTTTTAATGGCAATATCGCAAGGCGCATGATAATGATGATAATCTTTTGGGCTAAGATAGATATTTGCAAAGTCATATTCACCCTCAAACTCACTCTGCCCCAATAGCTCACTTACACTATACTCCATGCCTTTTATGCTAAAGGCCCTTAACTCCTTTGTGCTGCCAAAACTAAGACAAGTACCATCAACTGGGCTTATAAACATCTCATCTGCTGCATCAAAATCTCTTGGTTTTATGAGCCTTCTAGTAAAAAGCTCATTTAAATTTTTATATTTATTTGCTGGCTTAAACTCGCTCATATCTATCTTAAATAGCTTTATGTAAAAAGAATTTATGGCCTCTTGAAGTGGCTTGTAAAAGTTAATCCTTGCAACCTTTCCAAAAATTTGAGAAAACATATTGTCTTTATTCATTTTATTCCTTACTTAAGTTTAATATTGCAATCTCACTTGGAGCAAAAATTCTAACAGGAGGCCCCCAAAATCCAGCACCACTGCTAACATAAGCTTGCATTTTATCATTAATCTTATAAAGGCCATGTAAAAATCCCTGATCAAGTAAAACCAAAAGACCAAAAGGAAAAATTTGACCAGCGTGCGTATGACCGCAAAGCACCAAATCAACGTCTTGCTGCATTGATTTTATAAATTTTGGCTGATGAGAGAGCAAGATAGTAGGTAGCGATGGGTCACGTCCTGTCAATGCTTCATCTAAATTTGGCTCCAAATGTTTAAACCTAATGCCAGCCAAATCGTAAATGCCAGCTAGATTAATGTTTGCGATTTTTTTGTTTTTATTACCTAAAATTTCTATGCCAAGAGAACTGATCTTTTCCAAAATACCATCTATCCCGTGATAATACTCATGATTGCCAGGGACATAAAAAGTCCCATAAGTGCTTTTAAGGCTTTTTAATGGTTCCAAAAAATCTCCTATAAAAGCAGCATTTACATCAACTAAGTCGCCCACTATCACTACGATGTCAGGATTTACCAAATTTATGTCATTGACGAGTTTTTTCATAAAATCTTTCTGCAGAAATTCTCCTATATGCACGTCTGTTATCATGGCTATTTTTAGGGTGCTTTGTAAATTTTTTATTTTTATATCTACTTGTCTGATCTTTGGTGGTGTTAAAGCATTGAAAATACCTTTTAAAAAACAAGCAATTACAAAAATAACAAATGTAATATCAAAACAAAATTTTATAAATTTTCGTCTTGTTGGACTAAAATTACTCTTAGAAAAAATACTACGTAAAATATCGTAAAATAGACTAACAGCAAACAAAAATAGTGAAAATCCTATGAGCGTACCAGCGATCAAATAAAGCTCAATGCTTAAGAATGAAAACCTGATCTGAAGAACAAATATAAACTCAAGAATACAAATAACATATAAAAGTATCCTGATTTTTGCAAGATGTGGTATAAAAAATGAAACCTTTTTTATGAAACGGTTATATGAATAAAAATTTATAAGAAAACTAAATATAAATGCTCCAATAATAATTCTCAAAAGTCCCAAAAATTCTCCTTGTAAAAATAAAAAATTATATTTTATATTTTTAAATTTGTACTATAAAAATTAATATCTTACTTTTAATGTTATTAGTCTTAAAAATTGTATAGTTTTGAACGTATAAAAAATGATTTAAGTTGAGTAAATCTAATAGTTATTTAAGAAAGTAAGGTGGGAGAAAACCCACCTTATAAAGAATTATTTAACTTTACCAGTTTCCATTCTTTGTTTGTGTATCTCACGAAGTTTTCTAATATCATTTTTAACTTCGAATACTCCATGCCAGTGTGAGTAGTCAGGACCACCCATTAAAGCACCTTGTCTCATACGGCGACCTTCGTGGTGCCACATATGATAGTAAACATCTTGGAATTCATCTTCCCAAGCGTCTGCGAGTAGTAAGTTTTTAGCTTTCAACTCTTCAAGCATCTTAGTTGCTTCAGCATTGTAAACGTTATAAAGCTCTACTTGCTTATCACCCATAATGAAGAAGTTATCTGTATGAGTTGATGTATGGCAAGCTTTACAAACTAGCTTCATCTCAGCTCTTGCTGCTTCTGGTCCATTTGGATGACCTGCAAGTGGCGTTCCTATGGTTAGTTTGCCAGTTTTTTCGTAAACAACAGCAGCTTGTTCATCACCAGCTGTTCTTAGCTTACTGCTGACGCCCCATAGGTTCCATTTTAGTCTTCTTGAAACATTGTGAGTTGTTGTTGTTTCACCAACACCACTCATGTGGCAAGCTGCACAAGTTGGAGCTCTAAAGTCTGGTACATCCCATGTATCAGGAGCAGCATCAAAATTCCATTTGTGAGCTTCGCTATTATAGATATGTCCGTGCATTGAGTTGTTATAAATCTCAATATCTGGGTGATCAGGTCCAAGGTGGCAAGATGCACAAGCAGCTGGTTTTCTAGCTTCAGCTATGCTAAATGTGTGTGCGCTGTGGCATGATTTACATCCGCCTACGCCACCATCAGGATAAACATTACCTATACCGTAGTTTGGCCAAGTCTCTTTTGTAGGTTTGTGATCAGCGTCTAGTTTGATGACGGTTCCGTGGCACTGTGTACAACCAGTAGCGTCTGGAGCCATTTTGTATTCTGGATGATCCATACCTTCATAGTGATACATTAGTTTTACCATCGCAGGGTTAGCATACATTTGCATAGCACCTCTTGCGTGACCACTCTTAACAAATTCTTCAACCTCATTCTCGTGGCACTTAGCACAAGTTTTTGGGCTAACTAGCATTGATACGTGGTTGTTAGAATCTTTTGGATGCACCTTAACTGAAGCCATAGGATTATCTGCATTTACAGAGTGGCAATCCATACAACTTACACCAACGTGAGCGTGGCGACTATTTTTCCAATCGGCAACTATGCCGGGTGTCTCTTTAGCGTGGCACTCAACACAGCTTTTTGATAAGTCTGACATTTTGTGAGCAACTTTAATGTTTTTTACAACATTAAGGTTTAAAGCATCAGATTTATTTGCATCCATGTTTGCGGCAAAGCCAAAAGACATTAGACAGGCTAATAACATTAGCGACTTTTTAAACATCTCTCCTCCTTACTTGGTTTTATTGTTTTCTTGTTTTTTAATTGCTTCAAATTTATCGATTTGTAGTCCTAAATTCTTGTGACCAACGTGCTCGTGGCAGTCAACACATGATTTTTTATTAGGATTTCCAAGAACGAAATAATCTCTATGTGGCAAGAATGATTTACCAGCTTGAATAACATTTTTTAAATTTGAGTGGCAAGTCAAACATCCACTATCATAGACAAAGTGAGATGCATGCTCGCGTTTTTTGCGCCAGTCGATCTTGTCCGTATCTGTAAAAAATGTCTTATAACCATCATTTATCGATACTTTAAGTTTTGTAAGTACATAGGTATAGGCACTTGTATGATTTAGGTGACAGGCTGAACATTCAGCTTTTATGCCAAGCTTGTTATTGCCACCGTGTACATCTTCATGATATGCAGCATTCATAGGATCCATAGTGTGGCAAATGGTACAGATGTAGCCGCTACCAGTTGCATGAAGCGCATCAGCAATACCCATAGACGCAATAAGTCCGATCACAATGCCGATAATAACAGATGACCAAACAAAAAATTTCTTCTTAACTTCAGCCAAAATCTCCTCCTGAATTTATCAATATATCGTAAATTTTTACGAAAATTTTAAGTGAATACTATCAAAAAATATATAAATTTTTTCTTTAAGTAAATAAAAATATTTATTTGATATTAACTTTCAATAAGAATAAATTTCTTGCAGTCCACCTACATCTTTTTCCAAAATTTGGTTCTTTTCGTCAAGTTTAACCAAACCATTTGTTTTAAATTTATTTAAAATCCTTGAAAAAGTTTCTGGAGTCATATTAAGTATTGATGAAATTTTTGTATGTTTTAGCTCATTAAATAAATCTTCATGATCTAAAATAAACCTAGCCACTTTTTCTTCTGAGCTTAAAATTAACTCTTGATGAAGTAGATTTGTTGTGATTCTTATCTTTTCAGACATTGATTTTAAAAATTTCATACAAATTTCTGGTTTTATTAAAAATTCTGCTGCAAATTTTTCATAATTTATCTTTAATACCTCGCCAGATATGGTAAAAATGGCACTAGCCGGGTAGACAATATTTTCAAAATTTACGACTTCAGCTACAAAATTCATAGGTGCTAACTGATGAATAAAAATTTCTTTTCCGTTTGCCGTGGTTTTATAAAGCTTAACAGAGCCACTTATCAAAAATATTAACCATTTTGGCTCCTCGCCTTCTATAAATAAAAATTCGCCCTTTTTATACTTTTTTACAACACTTATGGCTTCAAGTTTGGCTAAATCTTCTTCGTTTAAGCCTTGAAAAAATGGGATTTTCTCTATCATATTTTCACTCGCCTTTTTTTACTCGCTTTTTTAAAATAAAAATATTTTAGCATATAAAAATAAGATAAATTTTAATAGATTTTCAAAGGGAATTTTCCCTTTGAATTTATGAAATTATTTTTTAAGTAGATCTCTAATCTCAGTTAGAAGTGCTATGTCAGCTGGAGTTTCAGGCTCTGCTGGAGCTGGCTCCTCTTTTGGTAATTTATTTTTAAGTGTATTTAAAGCTTTGATAACGCAGAAAATACAAAATGCGATTATTAAAAAATCAACCATTGTTTGTATAAATGAGCCATAGTTTATCGTAACAGCAGGTACGCCATCTACCGCTTCTTTTAGTGTAAGCTTAAGATCAGTAAAATTTACACCGCCAGTTAAAACGCCAACAACTGGCATGATGACATCACCAACTAGTGATGAAACGATCTTTCCAAACGCGCCACCTATAACAACACCAACAGCCATATCTATGACATTTCCACGCATCGCAAATTCTTTAAATTCGCTTATAAAACTCATTGTTTCTCCTAAAAATGTTAAATTTTTGTTCGGATTTTATTCAAGAAATGCTTTGCTTCGGCTAAAAAAATCAAATTACATAACTTTAAATTTATCAAGCTGGTGTTATAATCCAAACTCAAAATTTAACGTAAGGAATGAGCTTATGTATCGTTTTGCACCCTCTCCAACAGGAGATATGCACATAGGAAATTTACGTGCCGCTATTTTTAATTATATTTGTTCTTTGCAAGATAAAAGTGGCTTTATTTTACGCATAGAAGATACCGACAAAGAGCGAAATATTAAGGGAAAAGAGAAAGATATCTTAGAAATTTTAAGCAAATTTGGTATAAAGCCAGAGCAAATTTACATCCAAAGTGAAAATTTAAAATTCCACAGACAGCTAGCCTCAAAGCTCCTCATTGACAAAAAGGCCTTTGCTTGCTTTTGCACCGAAGAAGAACTCGAGGCAAAAAAACAAAAAGCAAAAGAGCAAGGTGTGGCATATAGATATGACGGTACCTGCGAGAGACTAAGCGATGCTGAAGTTTTAAACTGTGAGAAGCCATTTGTCATCCGTATGAAAAAGCCAACGCGCACTATGAGCTTTACAGATGCGATCAAAGGCGAGCTAAGCTTCGAACCAGACGCCGTTGATAGCTTTGTCATCATGAGAGCAGACAAAACACCAACTTATAACTTCGCCTGCGCAGTCGATGATATGCTTGAGGGCGTAACCTTTGTCATACGTGGCGAGGACCACGTGAGCAATACACCAAAGCAAGACCTCATACGCGAGGGCCTTGGCTATACCGGTAAGATGAACTACGCCCATTTGCCTATACTTTTAAATATTGAAGGTAAAAAAATGAGCAAACGCGAGAACGAATCAAGCGTAAAATGGCTCTTTGAGCAGGGATTTTTACCTGAGGCGATTGCAAACTATTTGATACTTCTTGGAAACAAAACTCCAACTGAAATTTTTACGATCGAGGAGGCGGTGAAGTGGTTTGATATAACCAAAATTTCACGTTCACCTGCTAGATTTGACGTGAAAAAACTTGAGCAGATAAATAGAGAACACATCAAGCTTGCTTCAAAGGAGCGCATAAAAGAAATTTTTGGCGTAGATGAGAGCAAGGCTGAGTTAGTTAAATTTTACACTCAAGAAAGCTCACTAGTACCTGAGATAAAAGCAAAAGTAGAGGCTATATACTCACCAAAAATAGCTCCAGATGAGTACAAAAACGAATTTGAGATCATCAAAAAAGCAGCTCGTAATTTAAAAGCTTGCGAAACGTTTGATGAGTTTAAAAAAGAGCTTATGAGCGTTACAAATTTAAAAGGTAAAAACTTTTTCATGCCGCTACGTGCGCTTCTTACAAACGACCTTCACGGTCCTGAGCTTAGTGAACTCTATCCTCTTATCAAAGATGATCTGGCTAAAATTTTAATCTAGGAGCAAAAATGATACTTTCCACCCTATTTTCAGCGATCGCAAACATTTTGCACCTTATCATCACGGTCTATACGTGGATCGTCATCGCAGCAGCTCTGATTAGCTGGGTCAGACCTGATCCTGGCTCGCCAGTCGTGCAGCTACTTTATAGGCTAACTGAGCCAGTTTATAGCTTTATTAGGCGCTACATAAAAACAAATTTTAGTGGTATCGACTTTACTCCGCTTATTGTGCTTTTAGCACTTCAATTTTTAGATCAATTTTTAATAAGGCTTTTATTTGGTTTTGCTGCGTCACTTTAGTATTCTCTCTCTTGCTTGTGTTGCTCTTTTAGCTAAAATTTATACCTATGAAGAGCTAAAAAACGAGCCAAAAAGCCTTGCAAAAGACTACTACATCAACCGTCTTATTAACGAGGGCAGTTACACAAAAGAGCAGATCGCAGATCTTTCGCGTGATGTGTTTAGAAAAGCAGGCCTTGTTCAAAAATCAATCGATAAAATTTTACCTCCAAAAGCAGCTCCTAGCAAATGTCCTGGTATAAATGCAAAAAATATCACCCAGGCAAATCTAACCTGCCAAAATTTGCTAACATCTATTGCTTTTAGCCTAAAGCTTGACAATCATACTCGTGAAATTTTAGCAGCCAATCTTGCAAAGACAAATCCAGAAAAATCAAAAATTTTACTCGCATTAAATGAGCCAAATCCGGCTAAAGTTTTTGCAAATTTAAACGATACAAAGAGCTTTTTAGAGCTATTTAACGCCTCTAGCCCGCAAAATAAAAGTATACTTTTTAGCGAAAGCTTTGATGCAAATTTTATGACCAAGCTCTACTCACAAAAGGGCTTTACAAATTTATTAAACGATATTGTTTTTAATAAAAAATATGAAGGTTTTATGAGAAATTTGCTAAGTATCGATCCAGCTGTCACTGAAAAAAATGATGCTTTTACGCTTGGATTAAATGCCATTTTACTAGGACAAGACGATATCGCTTTTAGTCTTTTTGCAAGAGCCAAGAGTACATTTGAAAGGGCATGGCAAAGAGATAATGCGACCTTTTGGCAGTACCAGATAAGCAAAAACGAAAGCTTTTTAAAAGAGCTAAGTGCCAGCAAGGACGCAAATATCTACTCGCTTTACGCAAGAGATGTGGTAGGTGGTGAGCCGCTTGAGGTTATAGTGCCAAGACCAAGCAAACAAAACATTGAAAATTTTGATGTGAGCGATCCATTTTTATGGAATAAAACTGTAGCCCTTGCAAAGGATATGAACGCCACGCAAGCAAGCGAATTTGCGAAGAAATTTTATACAAACGAAAGTATCGGTGCCTATGCATACTTCATGCAAAAGGCGCATGGCTGGGAGAAGCAATACTTCTTGATGCCAAGCTCTCCTGAGCTCAATGGTATCAGCAACGAAAGAAAATCGATGATCTACGCCCTAGCTAGACAAGAGAGTCTCTTTATCCCAAGCGTGGTTTCTACTTCATACGCCCTTGGCATGATGCAGTTTATGCCATTTCTAGCAAATGCGATCGGTAAAAAAGAGCTAAAAATCCCAAATTTTGATGAGGATGATCTTTTTAAAACAGATATTGCATTTAAATTTGCAAATCACCACTTAAACTATCTTGATAAATTTCTCTATCACCCGCTATTTACAGCCTACGCATATAATGGCGGTATCGGCTTTACCAAAAAGCTCATCACAAGAGATGATATGTTTAAAGAGGGAAAATTTGAGCCATTTTTATCGATCGAGCTTGTCCCAGTCGCAGAGACTAGAAACTACGGCAAAAAGGTGCTTGCCAACTACGTGATCTATATGGCGCTTACTGGTTCCAATATAAAGATTTCGCAACTTTTCGAAAATTTAACAAAACCGGCCTTGACTGATAAATTTCGAAACTAAGAGTGAGATCATCGCTTTGCTTGCTTGGTGCGGTCACTTCATAATAGAGCGCCCAAGGCATCGAAAACCCAGCAAATTTTAGCATCTCGTCATTTTCATCAAGTAGCCTTGCATTTGTGGCATTTGAGTCGTTGTTTACCTTGATATTATTTAGCTCACTAGCGTGCTCTTTTGGATTTATGGCCACCAAAAAGTGCTCTTTGCTTGCATCTAAATCTGAGTTATAAATAGGATTTAGATAAGTTGCTACAACTAGCGTTCTATCGGTGCCGTCAATGATCTCGCTCTTACTTGTGTAAGCCAAAAGCTCATTTTTTAATGGCTCATGCACGATTACTTTTTCACCAGCACAGCCAAACATCATCAAAATCAGCACAAAAAATGATATAAATTTACTCATAAAAACTCTTAAATTTTTAAAATTTCTTGCATTTTAGCATTTTAATTTTTAAATTTCACTCATAAATTTTAAAGCCAACATAAGCTATAATCGCAAGAAATTTTAATAAAAAAGGCTCTTATGAAAAGACTTGCTATCGCTTTTTCTGGTCCTTCAAATAGCGGAAAAACGACCCTTATTTTAAAAGTTGCAAAGAAATTTATAGAAGATGGTTTAAAGGTTGCGATAGTAAAACACGACCCTGGCGATAAGGCAAGATTTGATGTCGAAGGCAAAGATAGTTTTAAATTTTCACAAACTGGGGCCGACGTTGTTGTGATGAGTCCAACTAGAACAACTTATTTTTCACAAAATTCACAAGAAATTAGCGATGTTATTAAAATGCTCGGCGAGTTTGACATGCTCTTGGTTGAAGGACTAAAGACGCTTCCACTGCCAAGACTAAGCGTTTTTAAAGGCGAGATCGACGAATCTTATCTTAGCTTTTCAGACGCGATCGCAACATATAAAAAACAAATTCCTTACGAGATAAAAAATATAAATTTAGACGATATAGACGCTATTTGTGCGTGGATAATCAAAAATGCAAAGGCTGTATAATGCAAGAATTAAATCAAATTTTTAACACTATAAAAGAGATCGCAAAAGAGATAAGCGAAGTGATAAAATACGCCGATCTTGGCTACACAACTCACGAAAACGCAACAGGCGACACACAGTTAAAGCTTGATGTCAAAAGCGACGAGATCATCACGGCTAAATTTAAGCAGCTTTCATGCGTAAAAGCACTAATTAGCGAAGAGAAAGAGGACGAGCTTGAGATAAATAAAAATGCTAAATTTATAATCGCTTACGATCCACTTGATGGCTCAAGCCTAGTTGATGTAAATTTTGCCGTTGGCTCGATCTTTGGTATCTACGAAAACGAAGTAAAACCAGAAAATTTAATAGCCGCAGCTTACAGCATCTATGGTCCAAGGCTTGAGCTTGTAATTGCTGAGAAAAAGGGCGCTTTGCCTAAATTTTATAGACTTGGCAAAGATGGCGAGTTTAAATTTGTAAAAGAGCTTGAGCTAAAAGAAAAAGGCAAGCTAAATGCCACGGGAGCCACGCAAAAGGGCTGGAGCCAAACGCATAGAAATTTCATAAATGAGCTATTCAACCAAGGCCACAGACTAAGATACTCAGGTGCGATGGTGAGCGATTTGCATCAAATTTTGCTAAAAGGTGGCGGTCTTTTTAGCTATCCAGCAACGAGCGATCATCCAAATGGCAAACTAAGAGTAGTCTTTGAAGTGTTGCCCTTTGCCTTTATATATGAAAACGCAAAGGGCGCAACGACAGACGGCAAAAACCGAACGCTTTTTGATATAAAAATAGAAAAAATTCACCAAACAACGCCATGCTTTTTTGGCTCACGTGATGAAATTTCACTTTTACATAAATTTTACGAGCAAAAATAATGCAAGAAACACAAGCAAGCGAGTCACTTGACGCATTTGAACTAGCCTTAAAGCAAAAAGCAAAAATTTTGCAAGAGTGCCAAAGCCAAAAAGGGCAAAAAAGCTGTTTTAACTGCGAAGTATTTTTTGACTGCGAGACAAGAAAAGAGTACGTGAATAGCTGCTATAACTCGATGTCAAAAGGCAATACTGGCAGCGATGGCGGATTTGATTTTTAAAATTAAAGGAAAAATATGAAAGAAAAAGCTTATATAACGACCCCAATATATTATGTAAATGACGTGCCACACATTGGCCATGCATATACAACCATTATCGCTGATACACTTGCTAGATTTAACCGCTTGCAAGGCAAAGAGACCTATTTTATGACGGGCACAGACGAGCATGGACAAAAGATCGAGCAGGCAGCTCGTGCTAGAGGCAAGACTCCAAAAGAGTACGCCGACGAGATCAGTGCGAAATTTAGATCACTTTGGGATGAATTTGAGATAAGCTACGATCATTTTATAAGAACGACCGACGAAGAGCACAAGCAAACCGTACAAAATGTATTTGAAAAGATGCAAGAAAATGGCGATATTTACAAAGGCGAATACGAAGGCTTTTACTGCGTTAGCTGCGAAACTTTTTTTAATCAAAGAGACCTGCTAGAAGACAATCACTGTCCAGACTGTGGCCGCGTGACGTCTTTAGTCAAAGAAGAGAGCTACTTTTTCAAGCTTTCAAAATATGAAGACGCGCTTTTAAAATGGTACGAAAATGACGAGCTTTGCGTCATCCCAAAAGGTAAGAAAAACGAGGTCGTAAGCTTTGTAAAAGGTGGACTAAAAGATCTTTCGGTAACGAGAACGAGCTTTGACTGGGGCATAAAGCTACCAAAAAGCGCAAACGATGAAAAGCACGTTATGTACGTATGGCTTGATGCACTCATAAACTACTTAACAACACTAGGATATTCAAGAGATGACGCTAGAATGAATCTTTGGCCATACACTACTCACATCGTTGGCAAAGATATTTTACGCTTTCACGCGGTCTATTGGCCGGCATTTTTGATGAGTCTTGGCTTACCACTACCAAAACACGTAGCAGCTCACGGCTGGTGGACGATAAATGGTGAAAAAATGAGCAAAAGCAAGGGCAATGTCATAAACCCAAGAGAGGTTGCAAACGCTTATGGACTTGAAAATTTCAGATACTTTTTGCTTAGAGAGGTGCCGTTTGGACAAGATGGCGATTACAGCCAAAAGGCTTTGATCGAGCGTATAAACTCAGAACTTGGCAACGGACTTGGCAACCTGCTAAGCCGCATTGTTGGCATGAGCGCAAAGTATAGCGACTATAAAATTGGTTCAAAAGACGTGATCAAATTTCACAAAGCTGAACTTGACGAGGCAAAGGGCTATCTTAATGAAGCTATAAAAAATTTAGAAAATTTAGCAACAAACCGCTATTTAGAGGATCTTTGGAAGGTCGTAACCCTAGCAAACGCAGCCATTGCGAAGTATGAGCCATGGTCACTCGTAAAAGCTGGCAAAATTGACGAGGCAAATGCACTTGTGGCACTTTGCGCGAATTTGCTTGCAAAAGTGGCGACGCTACTTAGTCCAGCTATGCCAAAAACTTGTGAAAAGATAGCTGACACACTTGGTTTTAGCATAGATACGGCTTCTTATGAAAGTCTTGTCTTAAAAAATGAAATTTCAAATTTTGTGGCAAAAGCTACCGAGCCACTTTTCCCAAGGATAGAAAAAGAGCTAATGGGCGAGGCAAATGAGCCAAAGGTTGAGGCAAAAGCTGAGCCAAAAGAGGATAAAAAAGAGGACGAAATTATTAGCATTGATGACTTTGCCAAGGTAGTGATAAAAGTAGGCGAAGTGCTCGAGTGCGAGAGGGTTGAAGGTAGCGAGAAGCTGCTTAAATTTAAGATAGATCTTGGTGAAGATGAGCCACGTCAAATTCTTTCTGGTATCGCCAAATACTACGAGCCTAGCTCGCTTGTGGGCAAACAAGTTTGCGTTTTAGCAAATTTAAAAGAGCGAACGATGATGAAAAAATATGTCTCTCAAGGCATGATCCTAAGCGCAT from Campylobacter concisus encodes:
- a CDS encoding cytochrome c3 family protein, with protein sequence MAEVKKKFFVWSSVIIGIVIGLIASMGIADALHATGSGYICTICHTMDPMNAAYHEDVHGGNNKLGIKAECSACHLNHTSAYTYVLTKLKVSINDGYKTFFTDTDKIDWRKKREHASHFVYDSGCLTCHSNLKNVIQAGKSFLPHRDYFVLGNPNKKSCVDCHEHVGHKNLGLQIDKFEAIKKQENNKTK
- a CDS encoding lytic transglycosylase domain-containing protein; this translates as MVLLRHFSILSLACVALLAKIYTYEELKNEPKSLAKDYYINRLINEGSYTKEQIADLSRDVFRKAGLVQKSIDKILPPKAAPSKCPGINAKNITQANLTCQNLLTSIAFSLKLDNHTREILAANLAKTNPEKSKILLALNEPNPAKVFANLNDTKSFLELFNASSPQNKSILFSESFDANFMTKLYSQKGFTNLLNDIVFNKKYEGFMRNLLSIDPAVTEKNDAFTLGLNAILLGQDDIAFSLFARAKSTFERAWQRDNATFWQYQISKNESFLKELSASKDANIYSLYARDVVGGEPLEVIVPRPSKQNIENFDVSDPFLWNKTVALAKDMNATQASEFAKKFYTNESIGAYAYFMQKAHGWEKQYFLMPSSPELNGISNERKSMIYALARQESLFIPSVVSTSYALGMMQFMPFLANAIGKKELKIPNFDEDDLFKTDIAFKFANHHLNYLDKFLYHPLFTAYAYNGGIGFTKKLITRDDMFKEGKFEPFLSIELVPVAETRNYGKKVLANYVIYMALTGSNIKISQLFENLTKPALTDKFRN
- a CDS encoding metallophosphoesterase, whose product is MGLLRIIIGAFIFSFLINFYSYNRFIKKVSFFIPHLAKIRILLYVICILEFIFVLQIRFSFLSIELYLIAGTLIGFSLFLFAVSLFYDILRSIFSKSNFSPTRRKFIKFCFDITFVIFVIACFLKGIFNALTPPKIRQVDIKIKNLQSTLKIAMITDVHIGEFLQKDFMKKLVNDINLVNPDIVVIVGDLVDVNAAFIGDFLEPLKSLKSTYGTFYVPGNHEYYHGIDGILEKISSLGIEILGNKNKKIANINLAGIYDLAGIRFKHLEPNLDEALTGRDPSLPTILLSHQPKFIKSMQQDVDLVLCGHTHAGQIFPFGLLVLLDQGFLHGLYKINDKMQAYVSSGAGFWGPPVRIFAPSEIAILNLSKE
- the gltX gene encoding glutamate--tRNA ligase; translation: MYRFAPSPTGDMHIGNLRAAIFNYICSLQDKSGFILRIEDTDKERNIKGKEKDILEILSKFGIKPEQIYIQSENLKFHRQLASKLLIDKKAFACFCTEEELEAKKQKAKEQGVAYRYDGTCERLSDAEVLNCEKPFVIRMKKPTRTMSFTDAIKGELSFEPDAVDSFVIMRADKTPTYNFACAVDDMLEGVTFVIRGEDHVSNTPKQDLIREGLGYTGKMNYAHLPILLNIEGKKMSKRENESSVKWLFEQGFLPEAIANYLILLGNKTPTEIFTIEEAVKWFDITKISRSPARFDVKKLEQINREHIKLASKERIKEIFGVDESKAELVKFYTQESSLVPEIKAKVEAIYSPKIAPDEYKNEFEIIKKAARNLKACETFDEFKKELMSVTNLKGKNFFMPLRALLTNDLHGPELSELYPLIKDDLAKILI
- a CDS encoding Crp/Fnr family transcriptional regulator yields the protein MIEKIPFFQGLNEEDLAKLEAISVVKKYKKGEFLFIEGEEPKWLIFLISGSVKLYKTTANGKEIFIHQLAPMNFVAEVVNFENIVYPASAIFTISGEVLKINYEKFAAEFLIKPEICMKFLKSMSEKIRITTNLLHQELILSSEEKVARFILDHEDLFNELKHTKISSILNMTPETFSRILNKFKTNGLVKLDEKNQILEKDVGGLQEIYSY
- a CDS encoding multiheme c-type cytochrome, translated to MFKKSLMLLACLMSFGFAANMDANKSDALNLNVVKNIKVAHKMSDLSKSCVECHAKETPGIVADWKNSRHAHVGVSCMDCHSVNADNPMASVKVHPKDSNNHVSMLVSPKTCAKCHENEVEEFVKSGHARGAMQMYANPAMVKLMYHYEGMDHPEYKMAPDATGCTQCHGTVIKLDADHKPTKETWPNYGIGNVYPDGGVGGCKSCHSAHTFSIAEARKPAACASCHLGPDHPDIEIYNNSMHGHIYNSEAHKWNFDAAPDTWDVPDFRAPTCAACHMSGVGETTTTHNVSRRLKWNLWGVSSKLRTAGDEQAAVVYEKTGKLTIGTPLAGHPNGPEAARAEMKLVCKACHTSTHTDNFFIMGDKQVELYNVYNAEATKMLEELKAKNLLLADAWEDEFQDVYYHMWHHEGRRMRQGALMGGPDYSHWHGVFEVKNDIRKLREIHKQRMETGKVK
- a CDS encoding YggT family protein, which gives rise to MILSTLFSAIANILHLIITVYTWIVIAAALISWVRPDPGSPVVQLLYRLTEPVYSFIRRYIKTNFSGIDFTPLIVLLALQFLDQFLIRLLFGFAASL
- a CDS encoding phosphatidylserine decarboxylase — protein: MNKDNMFSQIFGKVARINFYKPLQEAINSFYIKLFKIDMSEFKPANKYKNLNELFTRRLIKPRDFDAADEMFISPVDGTCLSFGSTKELRAFSIKGMEYSVSELLGQSEFEGEYDFANIYLSPKDYHHYHAPCDIAIKKAIYIPGKLYSVATKWLAKVDSLYTKNERVALFCEMKNGKKLWLVFVGALNVGKMKFCFDERIQTNAMANFTQIYEYENLHIKKGERLGNFELGSTIVILSEKDAIEYNLFENKELKFAETIGIIK
- the mscL gene encoding large-conductance mechanosensitive channel protein MscL; translation: MSFISEFKEFAMRGNVIDMAVGVVIGGAFGKIVSSLVGDVIMPVVGVLTGGVNFTDLKLTLKEAVDGVPAVTINYGSFIQTMVDFLIIAFCIFCVIKALNTLKNKLPKEEPAPAEPETPADIALLTEIRDLLKK
- the mobB gene encoding molybdopterin-guanine dinucleotide biosynthesis protein B — translated: MKRLAIAFSGPSNSGKTTLILKVAKKFIEDGLKVAIVKHDPGDKARFDVEGKDSFKFSQTGADVVVMSPTRTTYFSQNSQEISDVIKMLGEFDMLLVEGLKTLPLPRLSVFKGEIDESYLSFSDAIATYKKQIPYEIKNINLDDIDAICAWIIKNAKAV